One Thermoproteota archaeon genomic region harbors:
- a CDS encoding DNA-3-methyladenine glycosylase: MRLKTSFFCRDPVIVAKDLLGKLLVRELDGDRISGVVVETEAYLGRNDRASHGFGGKRTPRMRPLYEGCGLFYIYPVHGYAMLNVTTAPPEEPTAVLIRALEPVEGVDLMKGNRGTDDVRNLCSGPGKLTKALGITLNMNGLSVGDGPLYFEEYRWVDEREIVATKRVGVDYAGRHADLPFRFYLKGNRYVSRP; the protein is encoded by the coding sequence TTGCGCCTCAAGACGAGTTTCTTCTGCCGGGATCCCGTGATCGTGGCCAAGGATCTTTTGGGAAAGCTGCTCGTCAGGGAACTTGATGGGGACAGGATATCTGGAGTTGTGGTGGAGACCGAGGCCTATCTGGGGAGAAACGACAGGGCCTCTCACGGTTTCGGTGGAAAGAGGACGCCTAGGATGCGGCCTCTATACGAGGGATGCGGCCTGTTCTACATCTACCCAGTTCACGGCTACGCTATGTTGAATGTAACAACTGCGCCACCCGAAGAGCCCACAGCCGTCCTCATAAGGGCGTTGGAGCCCGTGGAGGGCGTGGATCTCATGAAGGGGAACAGGGGAACTGATGATGTGAGGAACTTGTGTTCTGGCCCTGGGAAGCTCACCAAGGCACTGGGTATTACCCTAAATATGAACGGCCTGAGCGTCGGGGACGGACCTCTCTACTTCGAGGAGTACAGGTGGGTAGACGAGCGGGAGATAGTGGCCACGAAGAGGGTGGGGGTGGACTACGCTGGCAGGCACGCGGACCTACCCTTTAGGTTCTACTTGAAGGGCAACAGGTACGTGTCAAGGCCATGA
- a CDS encoding winged helix-turn-helix transcriptional regulator, translating to MRRGLPSSLLATVLTVTLITAVGGPTNAVIEVYPDGWCTVSIRAPVQDPIVEIPLLGQPTLLSVVDEEDLPLNYTLDGGKIIVDAEVADEVNVTYETQSLTYKRGLVWSLNVSATSYSLISVRLVGDPDVVGLSKTPVSIREGPSYLELTLEPPFTLDYVYTTPPREDKGRNDLPYYLLALLPALAVVLVLLNSRSRGKKFELDSTDMMILNSLAEGEKSLSTIRKELSLPKTTAWRRMRRLEGKGLVEVERTKSGSLVRLSKLGRDVLKDRGSGR from the coding sequence ATGAGGCGGGGTCTCCCATCATCACTACTTGCAACAGTATTGACAGTAACGCTGATCACAGCCGTGGGAGGCCCGACGAACGCGGTAATAGAGGTATACCCGGATGGGTGGTGTACTGTCAGCATCAGAGCGCCTGTTCAGGATCCTATAGTCGAGATCCCGCTTTTGGGGCAGCCTACCCTCTTATCTGTCGTGGACGAGGAGGACCTCCCCCTCAACTACACGCTGGACGGCGGCAAGATCATAGTGGATGCCGAGGTGGCCGACGAGGTCAATGTGACCTACGAGACCCAGAGCCTGACCTATAAGAGGGGACTAGTCTGGAGCCTGAACGTATCCGCCACATCGTACTCGCTCATATCAGTCAGATTAGTGGGAGATCCCGATGTAGTAGGACTCTCCAAGACCCCCGTTTCCATACGGGAGGGGCCCTCCTACTTGGAACTGACGCTGGAACCTCCTTTCACCCTAGATTACGTTTATACGACCCCTCCTAGGGAGGATAAGGGGAGGAATGACCTCCCTTATTACCTATTGGCCCTATTGCCGGCTCTAGCTGTAGTCCTTGTTCTCTTGAACAGCAGGTCCCGTGGTAAGAAGTTCGAGCTGGATTCAACGGATATGATGATCCTTAATTCGCTTGCTGAGGGTGAGAAGAGCCTCTCCACCATAAGGAAGGAGCTATCCCTCCCCAAGACCACTGCTTGGAGGAGGATGAGGCGATTGGAGGGCAAAGGGCTCGTAGAGGTGGAGCGAACTAAGTCTGGAAGCCTGGTACGCCTGTCCAAGCTGGGTAGGGATGTACTCAAGGACAGGGGGAGCGGCCGTTAG
- a CDS encoding aminotransferase class V-fold PLP-dependent enzyme has protein sequence MKALSEPMPYHRGEGFSRMYGEIIEGMKPLFGADGDVVVISGSSTAGLESALAGFARGKEVVAVVDGKFGERLAEIASLYAKEVRRVLSEWGGTPPQEKLEASLNGADLLVVVHNETSTGVEHDMDLIADLASDREVDLVVDVVSSIGGIEVRGDKWEAKALIGGVQKCIGAPPGLAPVMIREWDGYGEAPYYLDLKRYRSLIMGNLKQTPFTPALPLFSALRAAIREIHSEGLEARFLRHRRMAKLLREGLEDLRVELFANPGELGKLSDTVTSFRVPEPEVVREKLAERGIMVAGGQGPLKGKILRVATMARIKEEDVHSLLAELREILPMITPGAAP, from the coding sequence ATGAAAGCACTCAGTGAGCCGATGCCCTACCACAGGGGAGAGGGGTTCTCGAGGATGTACGGTGAGATCATTGAGGGGATGAAGCCCCTCTTCGGTGCTGATGGGGATGTCGTTGTCATAAGCGGATCCTCCACAGCTGGTCTCGAATCGGCACTGGCGGGGTTCGCGAGAGGTAAGGAAGTGGTCGCCGTAGTCGACGGTAAGTTCGGAGAGAGGCTAGCCGAGATAGCGTCGCTTTACGCCAAGGAGGTCAGGAGGGTCCTGTCGGAGTGGGGCGGGACCCCACCTCAGGAGAAGTTGGAAGCCTCTTTAAACGGTGCCGACCTCCTCGTGGTCGTCCACAATGAGACATCAACGGGTGTCGAGCATGACATGGACCTAATAGCGGATCTAGCGTCAGATAGAGAAGTAGATCTTGTGGTGGACGTTGTGAGCTCTATAGGTGGTATTGAGGTGAGGGGAGATAAATGGGAAGCTAAGGCCCTAATAGGAGGAGTCCAGAAGTGCATAGGTGCCCCACCTGGCTTGGCTCCCGTGATGATACGGGAGTGGGACGGCTATGGGGAAGCCCCCTATTACCTCGACCTGAAGAGGTACAGAAGCTTGATTATGGGTAACCTCAAGCAGACACCCTTTACCCCGGCGCTCCCACTCTTCTCGGCTCTCAGGGCCGCGATTCGAGAGATACACTCGGAGGGACTTGAGGCTAGATTCCTCAGGCACCGGAGGATGGCTAAGTTACTTAGGGAGGGATTGGAGGATCTTAGAGTTGAGCTTTTCGCTAATCCCGGCGAATTAGGCAAGCTATCAGACACTGTGACCTCCTTCAGGGTCCCCGAGCCTGAGGTAGTTAGGGAAAAGCTTGCGGAGAGGGGTATAATGGTAGCGGGAGGTCAGGGTCCCCTGAAGGGGAAGATATTGAGAGTCGCCACTATGGCTAGAATCAAGGAGGAGGATGTTCATTCATTGTTGGCAGAGCTGAGGGAGATACTGCCCATGATCACCCCAGGAGCTGCTCCTTAA
- a CDS encoding NAD(P)-dependent oxidoreductase has protein sequence MSFGELSDCSYFWKPCVDRLAKILSGVREEEFYELAIPREKLSWLPKVREKGVLASLGWGLAPTASILTEPDFLAASEPVFRAGYLRDLLNPHDDFGSSLTAAMRVTRTLKDRLVVMSDVATGLKGVTHVAPGQYFSMSPDREELFLLADNLPKELDNKLENLGEVTRDWNRLDEATIIVVRTSRSLGSEEFEKASRLKLVITATHGLDHIDVSEAKRRAIIVERAPVRARAVAELTLGLILDLARGISLGDRRMREGEWAKRRLKGFEISGKKVGIISMGVVGSEIASLLRAVGMEVSFYDKYKDGGKPLDDLLKESDIVVLASPLTEETKGMIGRRELSLMKEGAYLVNVGRGELVDLEALIDSLESGKLAGAALDVFPKEPPFGEDAYDRLSHLDNVVLTPHIGGNTRESDRRIVREVLGILGKWFHD, from the coding sequence GTGTCCTTTGGAGAGTTAAGTGACTGCTCCTACTTTTGGAAGCCCTGCGTGGATAGATTAGCCAAGATCCTGTCGGGTGTAAGGGAGGAAGAGTTCTACGAGCTAGCGATTCCGCGTGAGAAACTGAGCTGGCTCCCCAAGGTGAGAGAGAAGGGTGTATTGGCCTCCCTAGGATGGGGGCTGGCGCCCACAGCATCCATACTGACTGAACCTGACTTTCTCGCAGCATCTGAACCGGTATTCAGGGCCGGGTACTTGAGAGATCTGCTGAACCCGCACGACGACTTCGGTTCTTCCCTGACAGCAGCGATGAGGGTCACTAGAACACTCAAAGATAGATTGGTCGTAATGAGCGACGTGGCCACGGGGCTGAAGGGCGTCACCCACGTTGCTCCAGGGCAATACTTCTCAATGAGTCCAGATAGGGAGGAACTCTTCCTATTAGCTGATAACCTCCCTAAGGAGCTAGATAACAAGCTAGAGAACCTAGGAGAAGTTACTAGAGACTGGAACAGGCTGGATGAGGCCACGATCATCGTGGTAAGGACTAGTAGGAGCCTAGGATCCGAGGAGTTTGAGAAGGCGAGCCGCCTCAAGCTCGTGATCACCGCGACCCATGGTCTGGATCATATAGATGTGTCAGAGGCCAAGAGGAGAGCCATAATAGTAGAAAGAGCTCCTGTGAGGGCTAGGGCTGTGGCTGAGCTCACTTTGGGCCTCATTCTCGATCTGGCCAGGGGCATCAGTCTGGGAGATAGGAGAATGCGAGAGGGAGAGTGGGCCAAAAGGAGGCTTAAGGGATTCGAGATCTCCGGCAAGAAGGTCGGCATAATTTCCATGGGTGTAGTCGGATCAGAGATAGCCAGCCTGCTCAGGGCCGTGGGGATGGAGGTAAGCTTTTACGACAAGTACAAGGACGGGGGGAAGCCCTTGGACGATCTGCTCAAAGAGAGTGATATAGTAGTCCTCGCCTCACCCCTGACGGAGGAGACCAAGGGAATGATAGGGAGGAGGGAGCTCTCTCTCATGAAGGAGGGGGCCTACTTGGTCAACGTTGGTAGGGGGGAGCTCGTCGATCTGGAAGCCCTTATTGACTCCCTGGAGAGTGGTAAGCTTGCTGGAGCGGCCCTCGATGTGTTCCCTAAGGAGCCACCCTTCGGAGAGGATGCCTATGATAGATTAAGCCATCTGGACAACGTCGTCCTCACGCCTCATATAGGCGGGAACACGAGGGAATCGGACAGGAGGATCGTTAGGGAGGTGCTTGGGATCCTTGGCAAGTGGTTCCACGATTAG